The nucleotide window CATCTTATGTGAGGCCTTCAGGTGAGATATCATCATCGGTATGGCCAATTATGGAAATATGATATTTATTTGCAAGATCAATCATCTCTTCCCGGTCAAAAGCAATGGATTTTTCAGCTTCAAGCACAAGAACCCCGACCCCGAATTTATGCATCCTCTCAATGGTTTGACAGCCCGAGGAAGGCAGATCAAAACGCAGATCCTGGGCCGGCTTGGAAAGTTTAACAATCACTGCACCATTTTTGTGGGACAATAAACCGCCTCTTTTAATGGTGGCATCCGTACCATCAATGGCTTCAACAGCAAGAACCGTTCCGTTACTGATCACAACACATTGACCTATATCCAGCTTTCCGATCTCTTTTGCTATTTTCCATCCTTGAACAATATCTTTTTTTTCAGCTTTATCCGGCTTTCGTTTTGTCCAGCATCCTTTGGGGCTGATCAATTCAGGAAGAAGAAAAGTGGAGGGCAAAATTTGTATACCTTCTTTGGCAAGTAAATTTGCAAAAGAGGTTAAAATTGAGTCATCATGGGTTTTAGCGGTTTTGGCAATAAAGGAAAGCGCCTTAAAATCCGGGCGGATATCTTTGAAAATATTGGTCTTTTTAATACTGCCCAGCATGACTGCTTCGGTAATATGGTGTTGTCTGAAATATTTGATCAGTTTGGAAATCTGCCCAAGGTAGAGCCATTTCAGCTCTTCAACATGGTTCAAAAGAATTTTATCCGTTTCAGAGTGAAATCCTGCTGCAAAAACCGTATATCCTTTTTTAACCGCTTTTTTTGAAAAAAGAATGGGGAATTGTCCGCCACCTGCTATAAGTCCGATTTTCATTTTTTTTCAGTGTGACCTTCAGGTTACGCATGACCTCCAGGTTATCGTGTAACCCCACGGTTTGATTTAATAATAAATTCCACAAAATTTTTCACTTCAGCTATTTGCTCAACTTCGGCTTTCACCCGTTCTGAGGCTTGTTTAACGGTTAATCCGATTCTAAAAAAAATCCTGTATGCTTTTTTGAGTTCCTGAAGTGTTGATTTGGGAAAATTATGCCGCTTCAGGCCCACATTGTTCAAACCATGGAGAGTTGCACGATCCCCGGATGCGATCACATATGGCGGTATATCCTTTACCACTGCCGATTTTCCTCCGATATAGGCAAAATCTCCAATTTGAACAAATTGATGAATTGCAACCAGCCCTCCTACCGTTACATTATCACCAATAATGATATGACCGGCAAGAGTAGAGTTGTTGGCTAAAATAACCTGTTTTCCGGTCTTGCAATCATGGGCAATGTGGGTATAGGCCATTAAATAATTTTCTTCCCCCACCTCAGTAATGCCGCCGCCGGATTCAGTTCCCCGGTTAATGGTCACAAATTCCCGGATAATTGTCCCCCTGCCGATTTTAAGATGGGTTTTTTCACCATGAAATTTTAGATCCTGGGGGGCACCTCCAACAGAAGCATATTGAAAAATCCTGCAATTTTCTCCAATAGTCGTGTATTGTTCAATAGTTGTATAAGGGCCGATTGTCGTACCTGACCCAATGTGAACATCTGATTTGATAAGGGCATAAGGACCGATGCTGACATTGGAATCAATTTCAGCTAAAGGATCAACAATGGCAGTGGGGTGAATCATATTTACTCCGTTTATTCGTTTTTATTTTCCAACTCTTTCAATCTTTTTTCAAAAGAAAATAATTTTTTTCTCATTTCCGGCAACCGGGATATGATGCTGACAACTTTGCGCCAACGGCCATGCGGCATATGCGGTATACCGGATACAATTTTATTCTCGCCCACATCACTGTGAACCCCTGTATAGGGACCGACAATAGAACCGTCGCCAATCTTAATATGTCCTGAAATACCGGCTTTGCCGGCAATAATAACATTTTTACCGACAATGCTGCTTCCAGCAATCCCAACCTGGGCAACAATCAATGTGTTGTCCCCGACTTTAACATTGTGTGCAATATGGACAAGGTTATCTGTTTTAACACCAGTCCCGATAACCGTCATACCAAGGGTTCCCCTGTCAATGGTATTACATGCCCCAATTTCAACATGATCCTTGATTTGGACATATCCGGTATGGATGATCTTTTCATGCGTACCGGATGATTGGGTAAAACCAAATCCATCCGAACCAATAACTGTTCCGGAATGGACAAGAACATAACTGCCGATTACAGATCGTTCCATTATGGAGACATTTGGCTTGATAACGGTATGGCTTCCAATACAGGCATTGTCCCCGATAAAAACATTGGGCATCAAATGTACATGATCACCCAATGTGACGTGGTCACCAATAAAAACACCGGACTCAATAACAGTATCTTTTCCAATTTTCACATTCTTTCCGATCGTCGCACTGGAATGGACATGGCCGACATATTTTTTTTGCGGATGAACCATTGAAACCAGTTTGAAAAAAGAAAGTTTGGGGTTTTTTGTTTTTAAAAAGATACCGTTATATCCACTTTCCTTTTCAATGGAAAAAGTATCGGGAATGATTATCACCCCGGCGTTTGTCTGATCAAGACGGTTTAAGAACTTTGAATCACACGCAAAAGTGATATCATCGGGTTGTGCATCTTCAAAAGAGGAAACACCGGTAACGATAAAATAAGCATCACCAATGATTTCAGCCTGAATAATTTTTGCAATTTCATTTACAGAGAATTTCATAAAAGAACTTTTATATGAAACTCAGTTCAACATACCGTAAATAATAAGAGTTTCATTTTTTTGTTGTGGCAGGTCAATCTGCCATTGCCTTTATTAGTTGGTTTTAGACACTTTTAAGTTGTATTTTTTAATAACTTGATCCGTAATATCCAGTTGCGTTGGATGATAAACTACACCAGCCGTCTTTTTTTCAAGAATCAGCAAATAGTCTTCTTCTTTTCCAATTTCATCTGTAATTTTAAAAACTTCTTTTTCAAATTTATTTAATAAGTCCATTTCAAACTGCTTAATTCCTTTTGTAAAATCATCCTGCATCTGTTTGATATCATTAACGCGAATCCTGAACTCGCGTTGTTTCTCTTTTTGTTTTTCAGGAGTTAATACAAAGGAATTCGCGTTCAAGGCTTTTTGCATTTCATCCAGTTGTTTTTTTTCATCCTGTAATTTTTTTTGTAGCTCAGCATGTTTGCCGCTTGTTTGTTTCTGGATTATTTTTCCAGCGCTGGACTCCTGCAATATTTTTTGAAAATTGATCACACCGATTTTTGCGATATCCGCACAAAGAACTTCAGAAACGAATCCGAAAAACAATATCATACTTAAAATAACAATAGTTCTTTTCATTAAATCCTCCATAATTTTTAAATTTAAAAAGAAGCACCAACGGAAAATTCAAATTGTCCGTCGCCACTGTTTTTTACGTTTTTGCCATCAATGACCCAGGCGTATTCAACTCTTAACGGCCCTATGGGAGAATTCCATCGCATCCCGGTACCGAAACTTGAGAATTGGTCTCCAAGATCAAAATCTTCACTGGTTCTATATACATCACCGCGATCATAAAAGAAAACAACGGCAACTTTGTATTTTTCCGTTAAAGGAAAAGTCACCTCCGCATTAAATTGAAGATATTTTTCTCCTCCCCTGTCCTTTTCTCCTGCCTGTGAAGCATTAATGTCAAATTTATCAAATCCTCTGACAGAATTCATACCTCCCAGGTAAAATTTGGTAAAATCAATATCTATGTCATCGCTGGTTCGGTCATCCAAATATCCTGCTTCCGCATGCAATGCACCTGTAAATTTCCAGAAAAGAGGAAAAAAGATACCGGTTTCAACAAGATATTTTGTGTAATCAATATCACCGCCCAAAAATTCTCCGGCATATTCAATTGAAAGCTTATGTTTTGATCCTTCCGTGGGCAAGAAAAAATCATCCCTGGAGTCATATTGCAGAAAAGGTTTTATGCTGCTGGTTAGAAAAGAGCCGGGTGTCATGTTTGTGTCTGCAACTTGAACCTCTGTTATTTCAAAATCTTCAATATTATAATTTATACCTATTGTAGTATAGTCAAAAAGTCGGTATCCCAACTTTAATGTCATGCCTAATGCCTCTTTATCATAATAATCATACTCTTTATCTTCCTTATAAAGTTGCACTCCGCCGGAAACAGCCGTATCCATAATATAAGGCTCAAAAAAACTGATATCATAGAGAACGGACTCTTCAGAAAGCTGGACACCTATTTTTAAGGTTTGGCCTTTTCCAAAAAGATTTCTTTCCTGGATGGAACCTGACAGAAAACCACCTTCTGTGCTGCTGACACCACCGCCAATTGAAAAAGTGCCGGTTTCTTTTTCAACAACTCTGACATCTAAATCCATTTTGTTTTCATCAACTGTCTTCACCGGCTTGACATCAATCTCATCAAAATAATTCAGGCGGTTTAAATTTTTAAAGCTTTTTTGGATATTCTCTTTGCTGTAAAGATCCTGCTCAATAATTTTAATTTCTCTTCTGATAACTTTATCACGGGTTTTCAAATTACCACTGATATTAATCCTGTTAAAAAAAACAGGTTCTCCCTTGTCTATGGAAAATGTGACACTCATCATTTTCTCCTGATCATCTTTATCAACAAGGGGATTGATATTTGCATTGGCAAAACCTTTGTTGGCATAATAATCGGAAATAGTGAGAATATCTTTTCTAATCGTCTCTCTGTTGTACAGCTGTGTTTCTTTGGACTGAATATCTTCTAAAAGTTCTTCTTTGGCTACAATCAAATCTCCTGCAATATCAATTGTTTTAATCTTATATTGCATGCCTTCCTCAATTTTGAAATAAATGGAAATTGATTTTTCACCAACATCAATAACAGGATCTGAAACTTTTGTATCAATAAAACCATTGTTTTTATATAGAGATTCAATCCTTATCACATCATTTTGAACCTCTGTCTCGTTAAGATCTCCTGAAGAGGTGAAAAACGAAAAAAAACCTTTTTCAGACGTTTCCATAGCTTTTTTTATTTTTTTATCAGAAAAATAATTGTTTCCTTCAAAGGTGATTTTTTCAACTTTAATCTGTTTTCCTTCATTAAAAATAAAAACAATGTCGGCCTGGGAATGCTCAAGCGGAACGATTTCATAGCTTACCGAACAATTTTGATAATTTTTTTCAGTATACATTAAGCGCATGCGATTCACATCAGAATTAAGTTTGTGAATATTTAAAATCGAACCTGTTTTTGTATCTACACTGTCTGCAAGCTCCTCATCCTCATAAACCGTATTATCCTTAAATTTTAATTTCCTGACAGTGGGTTTTTCAGTGAGCTCAAAGACCAGTTTTACGCCATTGTCAAGAGATTGTTTTTTAACAACCACATTGTCAAAATAGCCCATTTCATAAATCTTGCGCAGATCTTTAGATATTTTATCAGGCTTAATAATATCTCCGGCCCGGGAATCGATAATCCGCATAATGGCATCGGTTTCCACTCTTTTATTTCCTGTAACAACAATATCTGTTATGATTTTTTTATGGTAAATCTCTCCGATTATTTCTTTACTGATCTTGGATACGGCAGAAAACAGATTTTCAAGGGTGTCGGCATCAGCATATAGGGGAAAAGAACTGTCCTCTTTATAAATATTTACAAGATTTGAGTCTATACTGACGCTGTCTCCAGCCATAAAAACTGATCCGGTTAAAATATAATCAACCCCCAATTCAATCCCGTGTTTTCTAAACTGTGAAAAGGTCCATTGATTGATATCGGTTTGGATATCTGGCTGAATTTTTGAAAAGATTACGGTAATACCTTCCAACTCAAGGTTTTTAGAAATCATCAATGGAATTTTTGTGGGAATTTTTGTATCAAGCTGATTATCTGGCTGTCCGGCATCAAAGGAAAAAGGAACAATCGCCAGTTTGATATCCGTTTCTGCGAACAGATCACCACTGAACAATAAACTAAATAAAACAATAACTATGGCTGTTTTTCTTAAAATAGATTTATTCATGATATTGTCACTTGTTTTTTATCTTCGTTAAACAGGAATTATTTTTCCATCCATTATGGTAACGGTTCTGTTCATCATACTGGCAAGTTCATTATTATGAGTTACCACGATAACAGTCATGCCGATCTCTTTATTCAATTCATCAATTAACTCATGAACACTGCGGCTGTTTTTTTGGTCAAGGTTCCCGGTTGGTTCATCTGCCAAAAGTATTTTTGGTTTCATAACCAATGCTCTTGCCAGTGCCACCCTTTGTTGTTCACCTCCTGAAAGATCTTCCACCCGATGGGAAACCCTTGATAAAAGCCCTACCCTTTCAAGCATATTTAAGGCACTTCTTTCAATAGTTTTTTTATTTTTATGCGCAATTAAACCCGGCATCATAACATTTTCCAATGCTGAAAACCCTTGAAGCAAATAATGAAATTGAAATACAAAGCCAAGTTTTGAATTTCTGAAATAGGCAAGTTTTTCATCTCCCAATAAAAGCAAATCATTTTCCTGGAAAAAAATTTTACCGGAATCAGGCCTGTCAAGGGTGCCTATAATATTTAAAACTGTCGATTTGCCAATACCTGATGCCCCGACAATTGCAATTGTTTCACCTTTGTAGATATCAAAAGAAGAAGTATCTAAAATTTCAATTTTTGATGATTTTGAATAAAAACCTTTTGAAACCGATTGAAGCGACATCAGTGGTATGGGTGAATTATCCATATCTTAAAGCCTCAACCGGATCCATTTTTGATGCTTTATATGCGGGGTACAAAGTTGAGAAAAAACAAATAATAATGGCACAAATGGCGATAACAATGACATCAAGAAATTCAAGCTGCACCGGAAGTGTCGAAAAAGGGTATGCATCCGGCAATTGGATAAAGTCATATCGTTTTAAAACAAAACAAATGACCACACCTGAAATAGTACCGATACATGTCCCCATAAGTCCGATAATCATGCCTTTGAGAATAAATATTTTTCTGATGGTTTTGTTTGTTGCCCCCATTGCCTTTAAAACAGCGATATCTTTTGTTTTTTCCATTACCATCATAATCAGGGCGCTGGCAATATTAAACGCTGCAACCAGTATGATCAGCGTCAGAATAATAAACATGGCTGTTTTTTCAAGTTTTAAGGCTGAAAAGAGGCTTTTATTGATTTCCATCCAGTCCCTCAGATAAAAAGGGTAATTTGATATATCTGAAAGGCTGTCTTTAACCGGTTTGACATTAAACACATCATCAATCCAGATACCAATGGCAGAAATTTTGTTTTTTGCATTGGACAGTTTTTGAGCTTCTTTTAAATGAACATAGGCCAGTGTGCTGTCATATTCATACATACCGGAATCAAAAGTTTGCGTTACGGCAAACCGTTTCATTGATGGAATATGTCCCATGGGAGAAATAAATCCGTTTGGGGTCATGAGAATCACCTTGTCACCTTTTGTGACTCCGATAATGTTTGCAAGTTCCCGGCCTAAAATTATTCCCGGAAGGTTCCCGTTTTCCGGTTTTGTGCCCAGCAGTTTTTTTAATTGTTCCGGTCCCAATCCTTTCACAAGACTAAACCCCTTGTCAGGGTCGATTCCTCTAACCATGACACCGGAAAAAGCATTGCTTGAACGGATCATGGCCTGGGCAAATAAAATCGGCGCAGAGCCTTTGATCTGATCTTTTTGATCAAGGTTTGTTAATATAGAAGAGTAGGCATCAAACTTTCCTGTGTAATTCATCAAAAGTATATGTGGTTCAACACCTAGAATTCGCTTTCGAAAATCAGTTTCAGCACCACTCATAACGGCAATAACGACAACAAGCGCCATAACACCGACGGTAACGCCTGCCACGGAAAGAAATGTAATCAGGGAAATAAACCCTTCTTTTCTTTTTGCTTTAAGGTATTTGCCTGCTATGAATAATTCAAAGGTCATCTAATCAGACATTTTTTTCATATGGGGAAAAAGGATGACTTCTCGAATGGAGGCGGAATTGGTCAGCAGCATCACAAGCCTGTCGATGCCGATGCCTTCTCCTGCGGTTGGAGGCATACCATATTCAAGTGCTTCCACATATTCGGAATCCATTATATGGGCTTCTGAATTTCCTTCATCTCTTTGCTGTACCTGCATTAAAAAGCGGTTATGCTGATCTTCGGGGTCATTGATTTCAGAAAATCCATTGGCAATTTCCCGACCCGCAATAAACAATTCAAACCGGTCTGTCAATTCAGGATTGTCCTCGCTTTTTCTGGATAAGGGAGAAACTTCCACAGGGTATCCGGTAATAAATGTGGGCTGGATTAACTTGGGTTCAACCAGAATATCAAACAGCTTTGTTAAAATTTTACCATGACGGTCTTTTTTTGTGATCTGTATGTTGTTGTCCTGGGCAAATTTTAGCAACGCCTGGGTATCATCTATAATCTCAGGATCAATTCCACCGATTTTCGTGAGCGATTCAATCATTGGAATGCGCTGCCATCCTTTTTTAAAGTCAATGGATTGCCCCTGATAATCTACGGTTGTTGAACCTGACACCTGCTGTGCAATGGATTCAAACATCTCTTCAGTCATATCCATCAACTGTTCATAGTCTGCATAAGCCTGATAAAACTCAACCATTGTGAATTCAGGGTTGTGCCGGGTTGAAACCCCTTCGTTTCTAAAGTTCCGGTTAATTTCAAAAACCTTTTCAAATCCGCCGACAACCAGTCGTTTCAGGTATAATTCAGGAGCAATTCTCAAAAACAGCTCCATTCCAAGTGCATTGTGCCAGGTTTTAAACGGAGTGGCTTCAGCTCCACCGGCTAATGGCTGCATCATGGGTGTTTCAACTTCCATGAACCCTTTTTCTTCAAAAAAACGTCTCATGGAAGCGACAATCTGGCTTCTTTTTATGAAAATCTGCCGGGTATCCTCGTTCATTACAAGATCAAGATATCTCTGGCGGTATCGTTTTTCAGGGTCTTTTATCCCGTGAAATTTTTCCGGCAACGGTCTTACCGCCTTGGATAACAACCTGAATTTATCAGCCAGAAGGGTCCACTCACCGGTTCGTGTTTTAAACAAAGGACCTTTAACGCCAATAAAGTCACCAATATCAAGCTTCTTAAACAGAGAATAGGTTTCATCCCCTACCCTGTTTTGTTGTAAATAGACCTGGAGTTGATCAGATCCGTCTTTAAATCGGACAAAAGACGATTTTCCCATTTTATTAATGGCCATCATTCTTCCTGCCATTTGGAATTGATCGCCTTCTTCACCTAAAGAGTCAGGGTTTTCTTCAGTGAATTTTTTCAGTTCTTTGATGGAACATGATGGTTTAAAATCATTTGGGTACAGATTAATTCCATTATCTTTCAATTCATTGATTTTTTCTTTTCGAAGTTGTATCAGCTTACTTTGTTTATCCATAAATAGTTACTTTCATATTCTTAAGTGCATTTTGCAAGTCGTTTCATTTAATAAAAGAAAGAATAAATAGCCTGTTTTGTATAAAATTGTCAAGATTTTGTTATTTGCCTTTTGAGGCAGCACCATTAAAAAAAATATTGAACGCCGTACCTTTTCCAGGTGTCGATTCAAAGTCAATCACACCATCGTAGGTATCAATCAGCCTGTGGATAATAGAAAGACCAAGACCGGTTCCATCTGGTTTTGTTGTATAAAAAGGATCAAAAATATGACGGCCGTCTTTTTGATTAATACCAATACCAGTATCTTCAATAACCAAATAAACCCTGTTGGTTATCGAAGCTCTGAGTTGAATTTTAATCTCTCCTTGACCGTTTATGGATTGCGCGGCATTTTTTAATAAATTCCATAGAATCTGGGTAAAATGCAATGGATCGATAAACACACTGGCATCTTTATTCAACCTCATAGTAAGTTTGATTTTTTCATTTCGTTCAGGATCATTTAAAAAAAGTGCAACCGTTTCTTCAATTAATTGTGCCATTTTAATCACACAGGCATTGTCTGTACGTGGATTTGCAAACAAACGAATATTATTGACAATATTTTTAAGCCGATCTGTTTCCCGTAAAATTATCTGCATCAGTTTGTCTTCATAAGAACCGGGTTTTGTATCTTCCTGAAGCAATTGAATGGATCCTGATAAAGACGCTAAAGGATTTTTGATCTCATGAGCTATGCCTGAAATCATTTCATCCATGGCAGCCATTTTTTCAACCCGTTTCAAGTGTTCCCTTACCATTTTTAAATCCTGTTTAGCTCCTTTTAACTGACGCGCCAAAAGGCCGCTTAAGATTGCAACAGCAAAACAAGCCATGATTATGATGATAATTCTATAAATAATGTAACTTTCATCAATCGTACCGGAAAGATACAACTGCCCCGAAAATGGCTTGATGATTTTATAGTATTCCAGTTCAACCAATATGCCATATTGAAGACATGAAATGGTGGCAATAATCAAACTGCCTTTTTGAAGCAGTAACATGGAAGTGTAGATAATAACAACCAGGTAAAGAAAGGTGAAAATACTGTCATAACTGCCGGTAACAAAAATAATGGCAGTGACGATAAACGTATCCGTAATTGTTTGAAAATACGCCAGAAAAAGTTTGTTTTTGAATTTATTTAACCAGATAAGATAAAGGATTGAAAGAACCAGAATGGCTGCTGCAATATTATATAAGGTTAAAAACGGCTGTGAAAAAAAAGACAAGTGTTCTCCTGATGAAAAAACAAGGCAGGAGACAATCAAAACAACGGTAAAAATGACTCTTGACAGAATGATCCATTTGATTTGAAGAAATAAATTTGTCGATTCTTTAACAGAATTGTCTTTCATATTTCTATGAAATTGCACCCGCCATGGTAAAAATAGGCAGATACATTGAAATAACAAGTCCGCCAATCACCACTCCAAGAAAAACGAGCATAAATGGCTCTATCATATCCGTCAGATTTTTAACGGCCTGGTCCACTTCATCATCGTAAAAATCAGCAATTTTTTCCATCATTGTATCCAGCGCACCTGTTGATTCTCCAACAGCGATCATTGAACAGACCATGGAAGGAAAAACACCGGATTCAAGCAATGGGTCAGCCATTGACCGGCCTTCTGCAATTCCTGCTTTAACGTCCTGGATTGCAAATTCCACGATTTTATTTCCGGATGTTTTGGCCACAATTTCAAGTACCTCAAGAATTGATACCCCGCTTGAAAGCATTGTACTGGTCGTTCTGGTAAATTTTGCCACAGCAACTTTGCGTATCAGAACACCAATGACAGGGAGTCTCAAAAACAGGTCATCCATTAAAATTCGGCCTTTCTTATTGGCATAGGTCCGTTTGAAAAGAAACAAGAAAGCAATTATTCCTCCAATGATATATCCGATATTGCCAATGACAAATTCACTCATGGCTATCACCAATAAAGTCGGTGCAGGTAATGTTGCACCAAAATCGGCAAACATGGCAGAAAAAACGGGAATCACAAACACCAGGATAACCGCAACAACTATAGCAGCTACAATAAGGGTGATAATCGGATAGGTCATAGCACCCTTGACCTGTCTCTTTAACTTGGCCATTTTTTCCATATAGGCAGACAGTCTCTTCAAAATAACATCAAGTATACCACCGGCCTCACCGGCTGCAACCATATTGATGAACAGCTCATTAAATACTTTTGGGAATTTTTTCAAAGCATCTGCAAAAGTTTCACCAGATTCAACAGAGCCTTTGATTTTTTTTAAGTTTTTTTTAAACGTTGGATTTTCCTGTTGTGACTGGAGAATATCAAGGCATTGAAGAAGCGGCAAACCGGCGTCAATCATTGTGGAAAACTGCCTGGAAAATATAATGACGTCACTTTCTTTAACTTTGGGTTGAAGAAATTCTATGTTTTCAAAAATATCTTTTGGTTTTTTTTTGACTCTGGTCGGGGTGATTTTTCGTCTTTTGAGGCTTTGTTCTACCTGTTTCGAAGTTTCCGCCTCCATTTCACCCTTGACTTTTCTTCCTTTGGGGTTTTTTCCCTTCCATTCAAATACAGTCGTCATCATCAATCCTTAATTATCATGTTTCAAATCAAGATTACCTTTATAAACTTAAAATATACCAAAATTTAAATGTATCAGGATCAGATCATTTGTAAAATCAAAATAGATATACTATATAAATTTTATTAATTGATTACAACAGGAGTTATTTTTTGAGCAAAAAAAACAAAACCATTACAGCAGAAACGATTATCACAAGTCATATTAATGCGGATTTTGATGCCATCGCTTCAATGCTGGCGGCTCAAAAATTGTATCCAAATTCAATTATTGTTTTTCCAGGTTCCCAGGAAAAAAATTTACGGGACTTTTTTATCAGTTCCACAAGTTACCTGTTTAACATGGCAGACCCAGGTTCCATTGATTTTTCTCAAACCTTGAGGCTTGTAATTGTTGATACAAGACAAACAAGCAGACTGCCCCAGGTATCTGATTTGCTAAGAAAAAAAGATATTAAAATAGATATCTATGATCACCATCCCGCCATGGAAGG belongs to Desulfobacula toluolica Tol2 and includes:
- a CDS encoding LpxI family protein; its protein translation is MKIGLIAGGGQFPILFSKKAVKKGYTVFAAGFHSETDKILLNHVEELKWLYLGQISKLIKYFRQHHITEAVMLGSIKKTNIFKDIRPDFKALSFIAKTAKTHDDSILTSFANLLAKEGIQILPSTFLLPELISPKGCWTKRKPDKAEKKDIVQGWKIAKEIGKLDIGQCVVISNGTVLAVEAIDGTDATIKRGGLLSHKNGAVIVKLSKPAQDLRFDLPSSGCQTIERMHKFGVGVLVLEAEKSIAFDREEMIDLANKYHISIIGHTDDDISPEGLT
- the lpxA gene encoding acyl-ACP--UDP-N-acetylglucosamine O-acyltransferase, translated to MIHPTAIVDPLAEIDSNVSIGPYALIKSDVHIGSGTTIGPYTTIEQYTTIGENCRIFQYASVGGAPQDLKFHGEKTHLKIGRGTIIREFVTINRGTESGGGITEVGEENYLMAYTHIAHDCKTGKQVILANNSTLAGHIIIGDNVTVGGLVAIHQFVQIGDFAYIGGKSAVVKDIPPYVIASGDRATLHGLNNVGLKRHNFPKSTLQELKKAYRIFFRIGLTVKQASERVKAEVEQIAEVKNFVEFIIKSNRGVTR
- the lpxD gene encoding UDP-3-O-(3-hydroxymyristoyl)glucosamine N-acyltransferase; amino-acid sequence: MKFSVNEIAKIIQAEIIGDAYFIVTGVSSFEDAQPDDITFACDSKFLNRLDQTNAGVIIIPDTFSIEKESGYNGIFLKTKNPKLSFFKLVSMVHPQKKYVGHVHSSATIGKNVKIGKDTVIESGVFIGDHVTLGDHVHLMPNVFIGDNACIGSHTVIKPNVSIMERSVIGSYVLVHSGTVIGSDGFGFTQSSGTHEKIIHTGYVQIKDHVEIGACNTIDRGTLGMTVIGTGVKTDNLVHIAHNVKVGDNTLIVAQVGIAGSSIVGKNVIIAGKAGISGHIKIGDGSIVGPYTGVHSDVGENKIVSGIPHMPHGRWRKVVSIISRLPEMRKKLFSFEKRLKELENKNE
- a CDS encoding OmpH family outer membrane protein, with protein sequence MKRTIVILSMILFFGFVSEVLCADIAKIGVINFQKILQESSAGKIIQKQTSGKHAELQKKLQDEKKQLDEMQKALNANSFVLTPEKQKEKQREFRIRVNDIKQMQDDFTKGIKQFEMDLLNKFEKEVFKITDEIGKEEDYLLILEKKTAGVVYHPTQLDITDQVIKKYNLKVSKTN
- the bamA gene encoding outer membrane protein assembly factor BamA, whose product is MNKSILRKTAIVIVLFSLLFSGDLFAETDIKLAIVPFSFDAGQPDNQLDTKIPTKIPLMISKNLELEGITVIFSKIQPDIQTDINQWTFSQFRKHGIELGVDYILTGSVFMAGDSVSIDSNLVNIYKEDSSFPLYADADTLENLFSAVSKISKEIIGEIYHKKIITDIVVTGNKRVETDAIMRIIDSRAGDIIKPDKISKDLRKIYEMGYFDNVVVKKQSLDNGVKLVFELTEKPTVRKLKFKDNTVYEDEELADSVDTKTGSILNIHKLNSDVNRMRLMYTEKNYQNCSVSYEIVPLEHSQADIVFIFNEGKQIKVEKITFEGNNYFSDKKIKKAMETSEKGFFSFFTSSGDLNETEVQNDVIRIESLYKNNGFIDTKVSDPVIDVGEKSISIYFKIEEGMQYKIKTIDIAGDLIVAKEELLEDIQSKETQLYNRETIRKDILTISDYYANKGFANANINPLVDKDDQEKMMSVTFSIDKGEPVFFNRINISGNLKTRDKVIRREIKIIEQDLYSKENIQKSFKNLNRLNYFDEIDVKPVKTVDENKMDLDVRVVEKETGTFSIGGGVSSTEGGFLSGSIQERNLFGKGQTLKIGVQLSEESVLYDISFFEPYIMDTAVSGGVQLYKEDKEYDYYDKEALGMTLKLGYRLFDYTTIGINYNIEDFEITEVQVADTNMTPGSFLTSSIKPFLQYDSRDDFFLPTEGSKHKLSIEYAGEFLGGDIDYTKYLVETGIFFPLFWKFTGALHAEAGYLDDRTSDDIDIDFTKFYLGGMNSVRGFDKFDINASQAGEKDRGGEKYLQFNAEVTFPLTEKYKVAVVFFYDRGDVYRTSEDFDLGDQFSSFGTGMRWNSPIGPLRVEYAWVIDGKNVKNSGDGQFEFSVGASF
- a CDS encoding ABC transporter ATP-binding protein, with protein sequence MDNSPIPLMSLQSVSKGFYSKSSKIEILDTSSFDIYKGETIAIVGASGIGKSTVLNIIGTLDRPDSGKIFFQENDLLLLGDEKLAYFRNSKLGFVFQFHYLLQGFSALENVMMPGLIAHKNKKTIERSALNMLERVGLLSRVSHRVEDLSGGEQQRVALARALVMKPKILLADEPTGNLDQKNSRSVHELIDELNKEIGMTVIVVTHNNELASMMNRTVTIMDGKIIPV
- a CDS encoding lipoprotein-releasing ABC transporter permease subunit; its protein translation is MTFELFIAGKYLKAKRKEGFISLITFLSVAGVTVGVMALVVVIAVMSGAETDFRKRILGVEPHILLMNYTGKFDAYSSILTNLDQKDQIKGSAPILFAQAMIRSSNAFSGVMVRGIDPDKGFSLVKGLGPEQLKKLLGTKPENGNLPGIILGRELANIIGVTKGDKVILMTPNGFISPMGHIPSMKRFAVTQTFDSGMYEYDSTLAYVHLKEAQKLSNAKNKISAIGIWIDDVFNVKPVKDSLSDISNYPFYLRDWMEINKSLFSALKLEKTAMFIILTLIILVAAFNIASALIMMVMEKTKDIAVLKAMGATNKTIRKIFILKGMIIGLMGTCIGTISGVVICFVLKRYDFIQLPDAYPFSTLPVQLEFLDVIVIAICAIIICFFSTLYPAYKASKMDPVEALRYG